The following are from one region of the Anaeropeptidivorans aminofermentans genome:
- a CDS encoding ABC transporter ATP-binding protein, translated as MKKEAILEVKNLKKYFNVKNKGTLKAVDDITFTINKGETLGLVGESGCGKTTCGRTILGIYPKTGGEIIINGINNDDLKGKEKLKFKKDCQMIFQDPYASLDPRMTIGEIIGEGMDVHFNISTEEKNKRIKTLLERVGLTPDYQNRFPHELSGGQRQRIGIARALAVEPKFIVCDEPISALDVSIQAQIVNLLIRLQKEDQLTYLFISHDLSMVKHISDRVGVMYLGSMVELASNIELYDNPMHPYTKALIAAIPEADPDNLGQKKGYKLEGEVPSPINPPSGCKFHGRCPIATELCKTDIPELRELKEGHFVACHHA; from the coding sequence ATGAAAAAAGAAGCGATCTTAGAGGTTAAAAACCTTAAAAAATATTTCAATGTTAAAAATAAGGGAACCTTGAAAGCCGTAGACGATATAACCTTCACCATAAATAAAGGCGAAACCCTGGGGCTTGTTGGAGAATCCGGCTGCGGCAAAACCACCTGCGGAAGGACAATCCTCGGCATATACCCAAAAACCGGCGGAGAAATCATTATAAACGGCATCAACAACGATGACTTAAAAGGCAAAGAAAAGCTGAAGTTTAAAAAAGACTGCCAGATGATTTTTCAGGACCCTTATGCCTCTTTGGACCCGCGTATGACCATCGGGGAAATCATCGGCGAAGGCATGGATGTTCATTTTAATATTTCAACAGAGGAAAAAAATAAGCGAATTAAAACTTTACTTGAAAGGGTCGGCCTTACCCCTGATTACCAGAACCGCTTTCCCCACGAGCTTTCCGGCGGGCAGCGTCAGCGTATCGGTATTGCAAGGGCATTGGCTGTAGAGCCTAAATTTATCGTCTGCGACGAGCCTATTTCTGCTCTTGACGTATCTATTCAGGCTCAGATTGTAAACCTTTTAATCCGTCTTCAAAAAGAAGACCAGCTCACCTATTTGTTCATCTCCCATGACCTTTCCATGGTAAAGCATATTTCCGACAGAGTCGGCGTTATGTATTTAGGTTCAATGGTAGAGCTTGCATCAAATATAGAGCTTTATGACAATCCAATGCACCCTTATACAAAGGCGCTCATTGCCGCAATCCCCGAGGCGGACCCTGATAATCTGGGACAAAAGAAAGGCTATAAGCTTGAAGGAGAAGTTCCAAGCCCTATTAACCCTCCGTCAGGCTGCAAATTCCACGGAAGATGCCCTATTGCAACAGAACTATGTAAAACCGATATCCCGGAGCTTCGGGAATTAAAAGAAGGCCATTTTGTTGCGTGCCATCACGCTTAA
- a CDS encoding TldD/PmbA family protein — translation MLRKEVIERILSAATERGADYGEVFLEDSKSTSIQMNNNTIESGVINQDYGIGIRIFSGLDNIYTYTNDLREENLIKMTRDAAATLKEREKAGYRPLGELKTVENKSPALILPTKTDYSKKIDLLKNIVSTGNQYDEKIKKITVNYYDGVQNVIIANTDGLYAEDQRVKTRVRIGAMAENKNNVYMGYRSAGAMKGFEFYENADLDYITKDSCRMAIAMLDAKYAPAGRMSVIADNGFGGLLFHEACGHSLEASFVSKGTSEFCGKLGTQVASPILTLIDDGSMPGMWGSLNMDDEGTPTQRNVLIEKGILKGYMVDRLNGKRMGMNPTGSSRRQNYRFAPTSRMTNTYIMPGESKKEDMIANTERGIFVSHINAGSVDPLTGEFNFSTLESYMVENGKITYPIKGASLIGTGINILKQVDMVGNNLEIGDGFCFAGSGALFICAGQPTVRVNNMTIGGVE, via the coding sequence ATGCTGAGAAAAGAAGTTATTGAGCGAATCCTTTCTGCTGCCACCGAAAGAGGCGCAGACTATGGAGAGGTATTTTTAGAAGACAGCAAATCTACCTCTATACAAATGAATAATAATACCATTGAAAGCGGCGTAATCAATCAGGATTACGGCATAGGCATAAGAATTTTTTCAGGTCTTGACAATATATATACCTATACCAATGACCTTAGGGAAGAAAACCTGATTAAAATGACAAGAGACGCCGCCGCTACTTTAAAAGAAAGAGAAAAGGCAGGCTACAGGCCTTTAGGAGAGCTTAAAACCGTAGAAAATAAAAGCCCTGCCCTCATTCTTCCTACGAAAACAGATTACAGCAAAAAAATTGACCTTCTTAAAAATATCGTTTCCACAGGAAATCAATACGATGAAAAAATAAAGAAAATAACCGTAAATTATTACGATGGTGTTCAAAACGTAATCATCGCCAATACTGACGGCCTTTACGCAGAGGACCAAAGGGTAAAGACCCGTGTGAGAATCGGCGCTATGGCAGAAAATAAAAACAATGTCTATATGGGCTATAGAAGCGCCGGTGCTATGAAAGGCTTTGAATTTTACGAAAACGCCGACCTTGATTATATTACAAAAGACAGCTGCCGTATGGCCATCGCCATGCTTGACGCAAAATATGCTCCTGCCGGAAGAATGAGCGTCATAGCGGATAACGGCTTCGGCGGCCTTCTTTTCCATGAGGCCTGCGGCCACAGCCTTGAAGCCTCTTTTGTATCAAAAGGCACAAGCGAATTCTGCGGAAAGCTTGGCACCCAAGTTGCAAGCCCAATCCTTACTTTGATTGATGACGGCTCCATGCCGGGCATGTGGGGTTCTTTAAATATGGATGACGAAGGGACCCCTACTCAGAGAAACGTTCTCATAGAAAAGGGTATCTTAAAGGGCTACATGGTGGATAGACTAAACGGAAAGCGAATGGGCATGAATCCCACAGGCTCTTCCAGAAGGCAAAATTACCGCTTTGCTCCTACTTCCCGAATGACAAATACTTATATTATGCCGGGAGAAAGCAAAAAAGAAGATATGATTGCAAATACCGAAAGAGGAATTTTTGTAAGCCATATTAACGCCGGCTCCGTAGACCCTCTTACGGGAGAATTTAATTTCTCTACCCTTGAAAGCTATATGGTTGAAAACGGAAAAATAACCTACCCCATAAAAGGTGCTTCCTTAATCGGAACAGGAATCAATATTCTAAAACAGGTAGACATGGTAGGAAATAATCTTGAAATCGGTGACGGCTTCTGCTTTGCAGGAAGCGGAGCTTTATTCATCTGTGCAGGCCAGCCAACCGTAAGGGTTAACAACATGACCATAGGAGGTGTTGAATAA
- a CDS encoding TldD/PmbA family protein, with amino-acid sequence MIDKDLLKSLSDTLKSKGIKDIRYYISEAEKTSLSLYKGESDGSSVSSVQRVFAEGNYNCNLGSVYIENLNKDLFNEYAEIIKATAEYNKKPFIAYDIDESLTSKEALVFPENSEILSHMAALEEKLYASDKRISNINHFSTVKAHEKITLMDENGKSCHNSSGYIFQNIDIISEENNIKKSSGSYRSSKAYDKGLMEIISKEALKESTALLNSVIPESGNYAVIFKNTVFAEILSMIFPIFYADVILNDMSPLKNKIGEKVFSDILNIYEDPVSKFGRVYRTFDDEGVKTQRKNIITNGAFETILHNQSTASKMNTVSTGNAFKKSIQESPSIGVSNIFITKGDLSYEELKASMGSGIVITNVQGLHAGINTLTGDISLLSTGILIENGKEVSGVEQITVAGNLFDMLKNISAIGNDWGSTSFSSMANLSFITCPSILFQSLTVAGK; translated from the coding sequence ATGATTGATAAAGACCTTCTTAAAAGCCTTTCCGATACCCTTAAAAGTAAAGGCATCAAAGATATAAGATATTATATATCGGAGGCTGAAAAAACTTCTCTTTCCTTATATAAAGGCGAAAGTGACGGAAGCTCTGTTTCTTCAGTCCAGCGTGTTTTTGCAGAAGGAAACTATAATTGCAATCTGGGAAGCGTATACATAGAAAATTTAAATAAAGACTTATTTAACGAATATGCCGAAATCATCAAGGCTACCGCGGAATATAACAAAAAGCCCTTTATCGCCTACGACATTGACGAAAGCTTAACTTCAAAAGAAGCGCTTGTGTTTCCCGAAAACAGTGAAATCCTTTCTCATATGGCGGCACTGGAAGAAAAGCTCTATGCCTCGGATAAAAGAATCAGCAATATCAATCACTTCTCCACGGTTAAGGCTCATGAAAAGATAACTTTAATGGACGAGAATGGAAAAAGCTGCCATAACAGCTCAGGCTATATATTCCAAAATATAGATATTATTTCCGAGGAAAATAATATTAAAAAAAGCAGCGGAAGCTACAGATCCTCTAAAGCCTATGATAAGGGCCTTATGGAAATTATCAGCAAAGAGGCCCTGAAGGAAAGTACGGCGCTTTTAAATTCTGTAATTCCCGAAAGCGGAAATTATGCTGTTATCTTTAAAAATACGGTGTTTGCTGAAATATTATCTATGATTTTTCCTATTTTTTATGCTGACGTTATATTAAACGATATGAGCCCTCTTAAAAATAAAATAGGAGAAAAGGTGTTTTCTGATATTCTGAATATCTATGAAGACCCTGTAAGTAAATTTGGACGGGTTTACAGAACATTTGACGATGAAGGCGTCAAGACCCAAAGAAAGAACATCATCACAAACGGCGCTTTTGAAACTATTCTTCATAATCAATCTACCGCTTCCAAAATGAACACCGTTTCCACAGGAAACGCCTTTAAAAAGTCCATTCAGGAAAGCCCTTCCATAGGCGTAAGCAATATATTCATAACAAAGGGTGATTTATCCTACGAAGAGCTTAAAGCCTCCATGGGTTCCGGTATTGTGATTACAAATGTTCAGGGCCTTCATGCCGGAATCAATACCCTAACAGGAGATATTTCCCTTTTATCCACGGGAATCCTCATTGAAAACGGCAAAGAAGTGTCCGGCGTTGAGCAAATAACCGTTGCAGGCAATCTCTTTGATATGTTGAAAAATATCTCCGCCATAGGAAACGACTGGGGCTCTACCTCATTTTCTTCCATGGCAAATTTAAGTTTCATCACCTGCCCGTCAATTCTATTTCAATCTCTTACGGTGGCAGGGAAATAA
- a CDS encoding AraC family transcriptional regulator, producing MEWLNNYNNAIKYIEEHLTEEMDLSKLGKIAGCSGFHFQRMFSYMAEIPLSEYIRKRKMTLAAMDLQKGEKVIDVALKYGYDSPTAFNRAFQNVHGFAPSLAKSEGIKLKAFLPISFKITIKGEAEMNYKIEKKEAFRIVGVSKNYILNVEDNFKEIPKFWQESAAKIPEIISLMNKPPYGLMGVCTCMDGKSFDYYIAVSSDREIPEGMQAYTVPEGTWAVFECIGPMPHALQHMQRRIVTEWLPTSGYEYADAPDIEVYSEGDNQSEDYKTEIWVPIKEKK from the coding sequence GTGGAGTGGCTTAATAATTATAATAACGCCATAAAATATATTGAAGAACATTTGACTGAGGAGATGGACCTGTCGAAGCTTGGGAAAATTGCCGGCTGCTCAGGCTTTCACTTTCAAAGAATGTTCTCTTACATGGCGGAGATACCTCTTTCCGAATATATAAGGAAAAGAAAAATGACTTTGGCGGCAATGGATTTGCAAAAAGGGGAAAAGGTTATTGATGTCGCATTAAAATATGGATACGATTCCCCAACGGCATTTAACAGGGCCTTTCAAAATGTCCATGGTTTTGCACCGTCCTTAGCCAAGTCTGAGGGGATAAAACTGAAAGCCTTCCTTCCCATCAGCTTCAAAATAACAATTAAAGGAGAAGCTGAAATGAATTATAAGATTGAAAAGAAGGAAGCATTTAGAATTGTAGGTGTCAGCAAAAATTATATTTTGAATGTGGAAGATAATTTTAAAGAAATACCTAAGTTCTGGCAGGAAAGTGCGGCAAAAATACCCGAAATAATTTCTCTTATGAACAAACCGCCCTACGGCTTAATGGGGGTTTGTACCTGTATGGACGGAAAAAGCTTTGATTATTATATAGCCGTTTCCTCAGACAGGGAAATTCCAGAAGGCATGCAGGCCTATACTGTTCCCGAGGGCACATGGGCAGTATTTGAATGCATAGGCCCTATGCCTCATGCTTTGCAGCATATGCAAAGGCGGATTGTAACGGAGTGGCTTCCCACATCGGGATATGAATATGCCGATGCACCGGATATCGAAGTGTATTCTGAGGGAGATAATCAGTCCGAAGATTACAAAACGGAAATATGGGTTCCCATAAAAGAGAAGAAATAA
- the yaaA gene encoding peroxide stress protein YaaA has translation MKIIISPAKKMNIDTDSLPHEALPHFLPEAKALLGKLKSMDYHELKKLWACSDALAKMNFERLHTMDFENKLTPAILSYEGIQYQYMAPGVFEYNQYAYIKKHLYIVSGMYGLLRPFDGVAPYRLEMQAKLSGDAYKNLYGFWKDKLAKKLSEESSTIINLASKEYSKSISNDLPKNISFITCFFTQLKDGKLIEKGTECKMARGEMVRFMAENNISDPENIKYFDKLNYKFSDKDSNKNNFVFIKPRNQLK, from the coding sequence ATGAAAATAATAATATCTCCTGCTAAAAAAATGAATATTGATACCGATAGCCTTCCTCATGAGGCTCTCCCCCATTTTCTTCCCGAAGCAAAAGCGCTTTTAGGGAAACTAAAATCTATGGACTATCATGAGCTTAAAAAATTATGGGCATGCAGCGATGCCCTGGCAAAAATGAATTTTGAAAGGCTTCATACGATGGATTTTGAAAATAAACTCACTCCTGCCATACTGTCATATGAAGGCATTCAATACCAATACATGGCCCCGGGCGTATTTGAGTATAATCAATATGCTTACATAAAAAAGCATCTTTATATTGTTTCAGGTATGTACGGCCTGCTCCGCCCTTTTGACGGTGTAGCTCCCTACCGCTTGGAAATGCAGGCAAAGCTCTCTGGAGATGCGTATAAAAATCTTTACGGATTCTGGAAGGATAAGCTTGCAAAAAAACTCTCAGAAGAAAGCAGTACCATAATAAACCTGGCCTCAAAAGAGTACAGTAAAAGCATAAGCAATGATCTGCCGAAAAATATCAGCTTTATAACCTGTTTCTTTACCCAATTGAAAGATGGAAAACTAATCGAAAAAGGCACAGAATGTAAAATGGCCCGGGGAGAAATGGTTCGCTTTATGGCGGAAAACAATATTTCAGACCCTGAGAATATAAAATATTTCGATAAGCTTAATTATAAATTTTCAGATAAAGATTCCAATAAAAATAATTTTGTCTTTATCAAACCACGTAATCAATTAAAATAG
- a CDS encoding MptD family putative ECF transporter S component — MNNKLQAKDLINIGIFTAIYFIVFFTTGMLGYIPVLMLAIPIICPLVAGIPFMLFLTKVNKFGMVTIMGILLSLFMFLTGHPWPILIFGVCFGLLSDIVLKKGNYKNWGLVLVGYAIFSEWIMGLLFPIFFLRESFFASTRDGYGDTYADTLASITPMWVFFLMIAFVALGALLGAFLGKSLLKKHFQRAGIA; from the coding sequence ATGAACAATAAACTTCAGGCAAAAGACCTGATAAACATCGGAATATTTACCGCAATTTATTTTATTGTATTTTTTACCACAGGCATGCTTGGCTATATTCCTGTTTTAATGCTTGCCATACCTATTATATGCCCGCTGGTTGCAGGAATTCCTTTTATGCTTTTTCTTACAAAAGTAAATAAATTCGGCATGGTAACCATAATGGGCATTTTATTAAGCCTTTTTATGTTTCTTACAGGGCATCCATGGCCTATTCTTATCTTCGGTGTGTGCTTTGGATTATTAAGCGATATTGTCCTTAAGAAAGGAAATTATAAAAACTGGGGATTGGTATTAGTAGGGTATGCCATATTCAGCGAATGGATTATGGGGCTTCTTTTCCCTATTTTCTTTTTAAGGGAAAGCTTTTTCGCTTCCACAAGAGACGGCTACGGCGATACATATGCAGATACGCTTGCATCAATAACACCCATGTGGGTATTTTTCCTAATGATTGCTTTCGTAGCTCTGGGAGCGCTTTTAGGCGCATTTCTTGGAAAATCACTGCTTAAAAAGCATTTCCAAAGGGCAGGGATAGCGTAA
- a CDS encoding energy-coupling factor transporter transmembrane component T, giving the protein MVEYISSNNGKKPLNLDPRTKIMILICVNVVMVGGGLSGTSVFVRPLFGLLPFIMLLSGYKYKPAFLYLAFISFSMFTELFLVNITTGVLNLLCIIFSGIISRFIPGIITGYYLVSTTKISELIASMERMRISPKIIIPFAVMIRFFPTVKEESAAISDAMRMRGIRLGGGNPLAMLEYIIVPLLMSTVKIGEELSSAALTRGLGAPVKRTNICKTGFKAPDFAAAMIILPAFLFWSIY; this is encoded by the coding sequence ATGGTTGAGTATATTTCGTCAAATAATGGAAAAAAGCCTTTAAACCTTGACCCCAGAACAAAAATAATGATTCTGATTTGCGTAAATGTCGTTATGGTTGGCGGCGGATTAAGCGGGACCTCTGTATTTGTCCGCCCGCTTTTTGGGCTCCTTCCCTTTATAATGCTCTTATCGGGATATAAATACAAACCGGCTTTTCTCTATTTGGCTTTTATTTCTTTTTCCATGTTTACCGAGCTTTTTCTTGTAAACATAACCACAGGCGTTCTCAATTTATTATGTATTATTTTTTCGGGAATAATTTCACGTTTTATTCCCGGCATAATTACAGGCTACTATCTTGTAAGCACAACTAAAATAAGCGAATTAATCGCCTCTATGGAGCGTATGAGAATTTCTCCTAAAATCATTATTCCTTTTGCGGTTATGATTCGGTTTTTTCCAACTGTAAAAGAGGAAAGTGCCGCTATAAGCGATGCCATGAGAATGAGAGGAATACGTTTAGGGGGCGGAAACCCCCTTGCTATGCTTGAATACATTATCGTTCCTTTACTTATGTCTACAGTAAAAATAGGCGAAGAGCTTTCTTCGGCTGCCTTAACAAGGGGCCTTGGGGCTCCTGTTAAAAGAACAAATATATGCAAAACAGGATTTAAAGCGCCGGATTTTGCAGCGGCAATGATCATATTACCCGCATTTTTATTTTGGAGCATTTATTAA
- a CDS encoding ABC transporter ATP-binding protein → MIEIKNVSFYYESNDREAGLRNINLTIKSGETVLLCGESGCGKTTLTRLINGLIPNYYEGRLEGNIIVKGKDIPKAPLYETASVVGSVFQNPRSQFFNIDTTSELAFGCENMGMEEEEILRRIEKTAMELNMENLMDRSIFALSGGEKQKIACGSVSALDPEIIVLDEPSSNLDARATEDLYFLLKIWKSQGKTIIISEHRLHYLSSLINRVIYMNSGKIEKEFTSSEFLSLTEEERISLGLRPISIKNIGKTEKQPPSLIAEEKIILEDFCFTYKNGCEGIKIKSCSFPKGSIIAVIGHNGAGKSTFARCLCGLEKKCKGTMQFNNLSLKAKDRLKNCYMVLQDVNHQLFTESVMDEVLLSMETEDEKAGEEILAGLNLSAFKDIHPMALSGGQKQRVAIASAVASQRDIIIFDEPTSGLDLRHMREVSENIIRLQNKGKTIFVITHDPELILNCCTYVTELKNGKIEEEYALDKNGISRMLDFFTSNDFS, encoded by the coding sequence ATGATTGAAATAAAAAATGTTTCATTTTATTATGAAAGTAATGACAGGGAAGCTGGGCTGAGAAACATAAACCTTACTATAAAATCCGGAGAAACCGTTCTTTTATGCGGTGAATCCGGCTGCGGAAAAACTACCCTTACCCGCCTTATAAACGGTCTTATTCCCAATTATTACGAGGGTAGGCTCGAAGGGAACATCATTGTAAAGGGCAAGGATATTCCAAAGGCCCCCCTTTATGAAACTGCCTCTGTGGTAGGCTCTGTATTTCAAAATCCGCGTTCTCAGTTTTTTAATATAGATACTACAAGCGAGCTTGCCTTTGGCTGCGAAAATATGGGTATGGAGGAAGAAGAGATACTTAGAAGAATTGAAAAGACCGCTATGGAGCTTAATATGGAAAACCTCATGGACAGAAGCATATTTGCCCTTTCAGGCGGTGAAAAGCAAAAAATCGCCTGCGGTTCCGTATCTGCCTTGGACCCTGAAATAATAGTCCTTGACGAGCCTTCCTCAAATCTTGACGCAAGGGCAACAGAGGACCTTTATTTCCTTCTCAAAATATGGAAAAGCCAGGGAAAAACAATAATTATATCAGAACACAGGCTTCATTATTTAAGCAGCTTGATAAATAGAGTTATTTATATGAATAGCGGAAAAATAGAAAAAGAATTTACTTCTTCTGAATTTTTAAGCCTTACGGAAGAAGAAAGAATTTCTCTCGGCCTTCGCCCTATTTCAATTAAAAACATAGGAAAAACAGAAAAACAACCGCCTTCTTTGATTGCGGAGGAAAAAATAATCTTAGAGGATTTTTGCTTTACATATAAAAACGGCTGCGAAGGTATAAAAATAAAAAGCTGCTCTTTTCCAAAGGGCAGCATTATAGCCGTTATAGGCCATAATGGAGCCGGAAAATCAACCTTTGCCAGATGTTTATGCGGCCTTGAGAAAAAATGCAAGGGAACTATGCAGTTTAATAATTTAAGCCTTAAAGCAAAGGACCGTTTAAAAAATTGCTATATGGTTTTGCAGGACGTGAACCATCAGCTTTTTACAGAAAGCGTAATGGATGAAGTCCTTCTCAGTATGGAAACGGAAGATGAAAAAGCAGGGGAAGAAATATTAGCAGGCCTTAATCTTTCAGCGTTTAAGGATATACACCCCATGGCATTATCCGGCGGTCAAAAGCAACGGGTCGCCATAGCTTCGGCAGTAGCTTCCCAAAGAGATATTATCATCTTTGACGAGCCTACAAGCGGCCTTGATTTAAGACATATGAGAGAGGTTTCAGAAAATATTATCCGGCTTCAAAACAAGGGCAAGACCATTTTTGTTATTACCCATGACCCGGAGCTTATATTAAACTGCTGTACTTATGTAACAGAACTTAAAAACGGAAAAATAGAAGAAGAATATGCTCTTGACAAAAATGGTATCTCCCGTATGCTTGATTTTTTTACAAGCAATGATTTTTCATAG
- a CDS encoding helix-turn-helix domain-containing protein — MFEKIAFLGSNVTFISKDKDCWVYKVKDDSGEGTMTCYSVFPGIILNYNDFHMEKCVSEFKPSVEMYSINHCREGRIEWELDPNHYIYLETGDLQLNTQKSHANNFSFPLKHYHGLTVGIFPHEASKSLKGVLEGYDVDIYELINRFSISEKPFIMRAGLSIAHIFSELYNVPEKIRPSYHKIKILELLLFLSTVDAPVTECERPYFHRNQVEKIKRIMAFLIEQPQKHYTLTELSSMYDISLTAMKQCFKAVYGTSIYNYMRTYRMNAAAVMLKTTDDSIGEISSAMGYDNPSKFSAAFKEIIGIAPRDYRKSIV, encoded by the coding sequence TTGTTTGAAAAAATTGCCTTCTTAGGCTCAAATGTGACGTTTATATCTAAAGATAAGGACTGCTGGGTTTACAAGGTTAAAGATGATTCCGGCGAAGGCACAATGACCTGCTACAGCGTATTTCCCGGCATTATTTTAAATTACAATGATTTTCACATGGAAAAGTGCGTGTCGGAGTTCAAGCCTTCTGTGGAGATGTACAGCATAAATCACTGCCGGGAAGGCCGCATTGAATGGGAACTTGACCCTAACCACTATATATATCTGGAAACAGGCGACCTTCAATTAAATACGCAGAAAAGCCATGCAAATAACTTCAGCTTTCCCCTGAAGCATTATCACGGCCTTACTGTGGGCATTTTCCCTCATGAAGCTTCTAAATCCTTAAAAGGCGTTTTAGAGGGTTATGACGTAGATATTTACGAGCTTATCAATAGATTTTCAATCTCTGAAAAACCCTTTATCATGCGTGCGGGATTAAGTATCGCCCATATATTTTCAGAGCTTTACAATGTTCCTGAAAAAATAAGACCAAGCTACCATAAAATAAAGATACTGGAGCTTTTACTCTTCCTAAGTACCGTAGACGCCCCTGTCACTGAATGCGAGCGTCCTTATTTCCATAGAAATCAGGTGGAAAAAATTAAGCGGATTATGGCCTTTCTCATTGAGCAGCCCCAAAAACACTATACCCTTACGGAGCTATCCTCAATGTACGATATTTCTCTTACGGCAATGAAACAATGTTTTAAAGCCGTATATGGAACGTCTATATATAACTATATGCGTACCTACAGAATGAACGCAGCTGCCGTCATGCTTAAAACCACTGATGACAGCATAGGAGAAATATCCTCGGCAATGGGATACGATAATCCCAGTAAGTTTTCTGCCGCCTTTAAAGAAATCATAGGCATAGCTCCAAGAGACTACAGAAAATCTATTGTCTGA